One window of Candidatus Microthrix subdominans genomic DNA carries:
- a CDS encoding electron transfer flavoprotein subunit alpha/FixB family protein gives MSVSTIWVYTDLTQPEEGHGEPTSTTLELLAKASELADTVVAVVGGSGDSLAATLGAHGASKVLATGDLTGRLPGPPLAAAMADAIAADAPDAILFGTSYDGRDVAARLSVRLDAPVITNIVELNEVDGALVGVEPVFGGTTNVTTKFTGSTPGIFLVRPKSFAAAESPSGDAATVEALAVPELGAVGAAKVTNIHVEETEGPSLDDAAIVVAGGRGMGDAEKFQAVEDLAKLLGAAPGASRAIVDAGWVPYSYQVGQTGKVVKPDVYIAAGISGATQHLVGMKGAKHIIAINKDAEAPIFSVADLGIVGDVHKVLPKLIEAIQSR, from the coding sequence ATGTCTGTTTCAACCATTTGGGTCTATACCGACCTCACCCAGCCCGAAGAGGGCCACGGCGAGCCCACCTCCACCACCCTGGAGCTGCTGGCCAAGGCCTCCGAGCTCGCTGACACGGTCGTTGCCGTCGTCGGTGGCTCCGGCGACTCCCTCGCCGCCACCCTGGGCGCCCACGGCGCCTCGAAGGTGCTGGCGACCGGCGACCTGACCGGCCGCCTGCCCGGCCCGCCCCTCGCAGCGGCCATGGCCGACGCGATCGCGGCAGATGCGCCCGACGCCATCCTGTTCGGCACCAGCTACGACGGCCGCGATGTGGCCGCCCGCCTGTCGGTGCGCCTCGATGCCCCGGTCATCACCAACATCGTCGAGCTCAACGAGGTCGACGGCGCCCTGGTCGGCGTCGAGCCGGTCTTCGGCGGCACCACCAACGTCACCACCAAGTTCACCGGGTCCACCCCCGGCATCTTCCTGGTGCGCCCCAAGTCGTTCGCCGCAGCCGAGTCGCCCTCCGGCGACGCCGCCACGGTGGAAGCGCTGGCCGTGCCCGAGCTGGGTGCCGTCGGTGCAGCCAAGGTGACCAACATCCACGTCGAGGAGACCGAGGGGCCGTCGCTCGACGACGCCGCCATCGTGGTCGCCGGCGGCCGTGGCATGGGCGACGCCGAGAAGTTTCAGGCGGTGGAAGACCTGGCCAAGCTGCTCGGTGCCGCCCCCGGCGCCTCGCGGGCCATCGTCGACGCCGGTTGGGTGCCCTACAGCTACCAGGTCGGGCAGACCGGCAAGGTCGTCAAGCCCGACGTGTACATCGCAGCGGGCATCTCCGGCGCCACCCAGCACCTGGTGGGCATGAAGGGCGCCAAGCACATCATCGCCATCAACAAGGACGCCGAAGCGCCGATCTTCTCGGTCGCCGACCTCGGCATCGTGGGCGACGTGCACAAGGTGCTGCCCAAGCTGATCGAGGCGATCCAGAGCCGCTGA